In the Nerophis ophidion isolate RoL-2023_Sa linkage group LG19, RoL_Noph_v1.0, whole genome shotgun sequence genome, one interval contains:
- the sf3b1 gene encoding splicing factor 3B subunit 1 isoform X2 produces MDVMREQNLSKEEREIRLQMVEKAKSGDLKAVNGFAASQAAAKRKRRWDQTADQTPSNATPKKMSSWDQADAGAETPGHTPAHTPSNSHWDETPGRPKGSETPGATPSTRMWDPTPSHTPAGAATPGRDTPGHATPGHGGATGSVRKNRWDETPKTERETPGHGSGWAETPRTDRGDESVGETPTPGASKRKSRWDETPASQMGSSTPLLTPGKTPIGTPAMNMATPTPGHLMNMTPEQLQAWRWEREIDERNRPLTDDELDAMFPEGYKVLPPPAGYVPIRTPARKLAATPTPIGGMTGFHMQIEDRTTKQMNDQPSGNLPFLKPDDIQYFDKLLVEVDESTLSPEEQKERKIMKLLLKIKNGTPPMRKAALRQITDKAREFGAGPLFNQILPLLMSPTLEDQERHLLVKVIDRILYKLDDLVRPYVHKILVVIEPLLIDEDYYARVEGREIISNLAKAAGLATMISTMRPDIDNMDEYVRNTTARAFAVVASALGIPSLLPFLKAVCKSKKSWQARHTGIKIVQQIAILMGCAILPHLRSLVEIIEHGLVDEQQKVRTISALAIAALAEAATPYGIESFDSVLKPLWKGIRQHRGKGLAAFLKAIGYLIPLMDAEYANYYTREVMLILIREFQSPDEEMKKIVLKVVKQCCGTDGVEANYIKTEILPPFFKHFWQHRMALDRRNYRQLVDTTVELANKVGAAEIISRIVDDLKDEAEQYRKMVMETIEKIMGNLGAADIDHKLEEQLIDGILYAFQEQTTEDSVMLNGFGTVVNALGKRVKPYLPQICGTVLWRLNNKSAKVRQQAADLISRTAVVMKTCQEEKLMGHLGVVLYEYLGEEYPEVLGSILGALKAIVNVIGMHKMTPPIKDLLPRLTPILKNRHEKVQENCIDLVGRIADRGAEYVSAREWMRICFELLELLKAHKKAIRRATVNTFGYIAKAIGPHDVLATLLNNLKVQERQNRVCTTVAIAIVAETCSPFTVLPALMNEYRVPELNVQNGVLKSLSFLFEYIGEMGKDYIYAVTPLLEDALMDRDLVHRQTASAVVQHMSLGVYGFGCEDSLNHLLNYVWPNVFETSPHVIQAVMGALEGLRVAIGPCRMLQYCLQGLFHPARKVRDVYWKIYNSIYIGSQDALIAHYPQVYNDEKNMYVRYELDYVL; encoded by the exons ATGGACGTCATGAGGGAGCAGAACTTGTCCAAGGAGGAG AGAGAGATCCGGCTGCAGATGGTAGAGAAGGCCAAGTCAGGTGACCTGAAAGCTGTCAACGGGTTTGCCGCCAGCCAAGCTGCCGCTAAACGCAAGCGTCGCTGGGACCAGACAGCTGACCAAACACCCTCCAATGCCACGCCCAAAAAGATGTCCAGTTGGGACCAGGCTGATGCCGGGGCtgag ACTCCAGGACACACTCCCGCACACACACCATCCAACAGCCATTGGGACGAAACTCCTGGCCGACCCAAAGGCAGCGAGACCCCAGGCGCCACACCCAGCACCCGCATGTGGGACCCCACCCCAAGCCACACGCCGGCCGGCGCCGCCACTCCCGGAAGGGACACTCCTGGCCATGCCACACCCGGCCACGGAGGAGCCACGGGAAGCGTCCGCAAGAACCGCTGGGACGAAACTCCAAAGACAGAGAGGGAGACCCCCGGACACGGGAGTGGCTGGGCCGAAACACCACGCACAGACAGGGGGGACGAGTCCGTAGGGGAGACCCCTACACCGGGGGCCAGCAAGAGGAAATCCCGTTGGGATGAAACCCCAGCTAGTCAGATGGGCTCCTCGACTCCACTGCTGACTCCTGGAAAGACCCCGATAGGAACGCCTGCCATGAACATGGCCACCCCAACACCAG GTCACTTGATGAACATGACTCCAGAGCAGCTGCAGGCCTGGAGGTGGGAGCGGGAGATCGACGAGAGAAACCGGCCCCTCACAGATGATGAGCTTGACGCCATGTTTCCCGAAGGATACAAG GTCTTGCCTCCACCAGCTGGCTACGTACCCATACGCACACCGGCCCGCAAGCTAGCCGCCACCCCCACCCCTATCGGCGGCATGACGGGCTTCCACATGCAAATAGAGGACCGCACCACCAAGCAGATGAACGACCAACCCTCTGGGAACCTCCCCTTTCTCAAACCCGACGACATCCAGTATTTTGACAAACTGCTG GTTGAAGTGGATGAATCCACTTTGAGTCCTGAAGAACAGAAGGAAAGGAAGATCATGAAGCTGCTGTTGAAGATCAAAAATGGAACCCCTCCCATGAGAAAG GCGGCCCTGCGTCAAATCACAGACAAAGCCCGCGAGTTTGGGGCAGGACCACTTTTCAACCAGATCCTGCCACTGCTCATGTCCCCAACCCTCGAGGACCAAGAGCGCCATCTGCTGGTTAAAGTTATCGACCGCATTCTCTACAAACTGGATGACCTGGTTCGACCCTACGTACACAAG ATCCTGGTGGTGATCGAGCCCCTGCTGATTGACGAGGACTACTACGCCCGAGTAGAAGGCAGAGAGATCATTTCCAACTTGGCCAAG GCTGCCGGCTTGGCAACGATGATCTCCACCATGCGACCCGACATCGACAACATGGACGAGTACGTCAGGAACACAACTGCCAGAGCCTTTGCCGTGGTCGCGTCCGCCCTGGGCATTCCCTCCCTGTTGCCCTTCCTCAAAGCCGTCTGCAAGAGCAAGAAGTCCTGGCAGGCCCGGCACACAGGCATCAAAATCGTGCAGCAGATCGCCATTCTCATGGGCTGCGCCATCCTTCCTCACCTCCGCAGTTTGGTGGAGATCATCGAGCACG GTCTGGTGGATGAGCAGCAGAAAGTGAGGACCATCAGTGCCCTGGCCATCGCCGCTTTGGCTGAAGCCGCCACACCGTACGGTATCGAATCCTTCGACTCGGTGCTCAAGCCTCTCTGGAAGGGTATCAGACAGCACAGAGGAAAG GGTTTGGCCGCCTTCCTCAAAGCTATTGGTTACCTCATCCCACTGATGGATGCAGAGTACGCCAACTACTACACCAGGGAAGTGATGCTGATCCTCATCAGAGAGTTCCAGTCCCCCGATGAGGAGATGAAGAAGATTGTGCTCAAG GTGGTGAAGCAGTGCTGTGGCACTGATGGTGTGGAAGCTAACTACATCAAGACAGAGATCCTGCCACCCTTCTTCAAGCACTTCTGGCAGCACAGGATGGCCCTGGACAGACGCAACTATAGACAG TTGGTGGACACCACCGTGGAGCTGGCCAACAAAGTGGGAGCGGCTGAAATCATTTCTCGCATCGTCGACGACCTGAAAGACGAGGCGGAGCAGTACCGTAAGATGGTGATGGAGACCATCGAGAAAATCATGGGCAACCTGGGAGCGGCCGACATCGACCACAAGCTGGAGGAGCAGCTGATCGACGGCATCCTGTACGCCTTCCAAGAACAGACGACAGAG GATTCTGTGATGCTCAACGGTTTCGGCACGGTAGTCAACGCACTTGGCAAGCGTGTCAAGCCATACCTGCCCCAGATCTGCGGTACGGTGCTGTGGCGACTCAACAACAAGTCGGCCAAAGTGCGTCAACAGGCCGCCGACTTGATCTCTCGCACCGCCGTGGTCATGAAGACGTGTCAGGAG GAAAAACTGATGGGTCACTTGGGTGTGGTGCTTTACGAGTACCTGGGAGAAGAGTACCCTGAAGTGCTGGGTAGCATCCTGGGTGCACTGAAGGCCATCGTCAATGTCATCG GTATGCACAAGATGACCCCGCCCATCAAAGACCTGCTTCCTCGTTTGACCCCCATCTTGAAGAACAGACACGAGAAAGTGCAGGAGAACTGCATCGACTTGGTTGGCAGGATAGCAGACAG AGGTGCGGAGTACGTGTCGGCCCGGGAATGGATGAGGATTTGTTTTGAACTGCTCGAACTTCTCAAGGCCCACAAAAAAGCCATCCGCAGAGCAACTGTCAACACGTTTGGTTACATTGCTAAGGCTATTGG CCCCCACGATGTCTTAGCTACGCTGCTCAACAACCTGAAGGTGCAGGAGCGGCAGAACCGCGTGTGCACCACTGTGGCCATCGCCATCGTGGCAGAGACGTGTTCGCCCTTCACCGTCCTGCCGGCACTCATGAACGAGTACCGCGTGCCCGAGCTCAACGTCCAGAACGGCGTGCTCAAGTCGCTGTCCTTCCTGTTTGAGTACATCGGTGAGATGGGCAAGGACTACATCTACGCTGTCACGCCGCTGCTGGAGGACGCGCTCATGGACAG AGACCTGGTCCACAGGCAGACGGCCAGCGCCGTGGTCCAACACATGTCCCTCGGCGTCTATGGCTTTGGCTGCGAGGACTCCCTCAACCATCTGCTGAACTACGTGTGGCCCAACGTGTTTGAGACGTCGCCGCATGTCATACAGGCCGTCATGGGCGCCCTGGAGGGGCTCAGGGTCGCCATCGGGCCATGCCGCATGCTGCAATACTGCCTACAG GGTCTGTTCCACCCAGCGAGGAAGGTGCGAGATGTTTACTGGAAGATCTACAACTCCATCTACATCGGTTCGCAGGACGCCCTCATCGCTCACTACCCTCAAGTGTACAACGACGAGAAGAACATGTACGTCCGCTACGAGCTGGACTATGTCTTGTAA
- the sf3b1 gene encoding splicing factor 3B subunit 1 isoform X1 — protein sequence MAKVATTHEDIEAQILEIQGMKATLLEEGAAEQGVGLVSTGFFDQEIYGGSDSRFAGYVTSIAANEQEDDDEEDTSTSLLGQKKQGYHAPVAILNAIPQSDEQYDPFAEHRPQKIAEREDEYKQRRIQMIISPERLDPFADGGKTPDPKLQVRSYMDVMREQNLSKEEREIRLQMVEKAKSGDLKAVNGFAASQAAAKRKRRWDQTADQTPSNATPKKMSSWDQADAGAETPGHTPAHTPSNSHWDETPGRPKGSETPGATPSTRMWDPTPSHTPAGAATPGRDTPGHATPGHGGATGSVRKNRWDETPKTERETPGHGSGWAETPRTDRGDESVGETPTPGASKRKSRWDETPASQMGSSTPLLTPGKTPIGTPAMNMATPTPGHLMNMTPEQLQAWRWEREIDERNRPLTDDELDAMFPEGYKVLPPPAGYVPIRTPARKLAATPTPIGGMTGFHMQIEDRTTKQMNDQPSGNLPFLKPDDIQYFDKLLVEVDESTLSPEEQKERKIMKLLLKIKNGTPPMRKAALRQITDKAREFGAGPLFNQILPLLMSPTLEDQERHLLVKVIDRILYKLDDLVRPYVHKILVVIEPLLIDEDYYARVEGREIISNLAKAAGLATMISTMRPDIDNMDEYVRNTTARAFAVVASALGIPSLLPFLKAVCKSKKSWQARHTGIKIVQQIAILMGCAILPHLRSLVEIIEHGLVDEQQKVRTISALAIAALAEAATPYGIESFDSVLKPLWKGIRQHRGKGLAAFLKAIGYLIPLMDAEYANYYTREVMLILIREFQSPDEEMKKIVLKVVKQCCGTDGVEANYIKTEILPPFFKHFWQHRMALDRRNYRQLVDTTVELANKVGAAEIISRIVDDLKDEAEQYRKMVMETIEKIMGNLGAADIDHKLEEQLIDGILYAFQEQTTEDSVMLNGFGTVVNALGKRVKPYLPQICGTVLWRLNNKSAKVRQQAADLISRTAVVMKTCQEEKLMGHLGVVLYEYLGEEYPEVLGSILGALKAIVNVIGMHKMTPPIKDLLPRLTPILKNRHEKVQENCIDLVGRIADRGAEYVSAREWMRICFELLELLKAHKKAIRRATVNTFGYIAKAIGPHDVLATLLNNLKVQERQNRVCTTVAIAIVAETCSPFTVLPALMNEYRVPELNVQNGVLKSLSFLFEYIGEMGKDYIYAVTPLLEDALMDRDLVHRQTASAVVQHMSLGVYGFGCEDSLNHLLNYVWPNVFETSPHVIQAVMGALEGLRVAIGPCRMLQYCLQGLFHPARKVRDVYWKIYNSIYIGSQDALIAHYPQVYNDEKNMYVRYELDYVL from the exons ATGGCGAAGGTCGCCACAACACACGAag ACATCGAGGCCCAGATCCTGGAGATCCAGGGCATGAAGGCCACTCTGTTGGAAGAAGGAGCAGCAGAGCAAGGAGTGGGCCTCGTTTCCACTGGCTTTTTTGACCAGGAGATATATGGAGGAAGCGACAGCCGCTTTGCTGGCTACGTCACCTCTATCGCCGCCAACGAACAGGAAGAT GATGATGAAGAGGACACATCAACAAGTTTGCTGGGGCAGAAGAAGCAGGGTTACCATGCTCCGGTGGCCATCCTTAATGCCATCCCCCAGTCGGATGAACAA TATGACCCTTTTGCGGAGCATCGGCCACAGAAGATTGCAGAGCGGGAGGACGAATACAAACAACGACGCATACAGATGATCATCTCGCCGGAGCGTCTGGACCCCTTTGCAGATG GAGGCAAAACGCCGGACCCCAAGCTGCAGGTCAGGTCGTACATGGACGTCATGAGGGAGCAGAACTTGTCCAAGGAGGAG AGAGAGATCCGGCTGCAGATGGTAGAGAAGGCCAAGTCAGGTGACCTGAAAGCTGTCAACGGGTTTGCCGCCAGCCAAGCTGCCGCTAAACGCAAGCGTCGCTGGGACCAGACAGCTGACCAAACACCCTCCAATGCCACGCCCAAAAAGATGTCCAGTTGGGACCAGGCTGATGCCGGGGCtgag ACTCCAGGACACACTCCCGCACACACACCATCCAACAGCCATTGGGACGAAACTCCTGGCCGACCCAAAGGCAGCGAGACCCCAGGCGCCACACCCAGCACCCGCATGTGGGACCCCACCCCAAGCCACACGCCGGCCGGCGCCGCCACTCCCGGAAGGGACACTCCTGGCCATGCCACACCCGGCCACGGAGGAGCCACGGGAAGCGTCCGCAAGAACCGCTGGGACGAAACTCCAAAGACAGAGAGGGAGACCCCCGGACACGGGAGTGGCTGGGCCGAAACACCACGCACAGACAGGGGGGACGAGTCCGTAGGGGAGACCCCTACACCGGGGGCCAGCAAGAGGAAATCCCGTTGGGATGAAACCCCAGCTAGTCAGATGGGCTCCTCGACTCCACTGCTGACTCCTGGAAAGACCCCGATAGGAACGCCTGCCATGAACATGGCCACCCCAACACCAG GTCACTTGATGAACATGACTCCAGAGCAGCTGCAGGCCTGGAGGTGGGAGCGGGAGATCGACGAGAGAAACCGGCCCCTCACAGATGATGAGCTTGACGCCATGTTTCCCGAAGGATACAAG GTCTTGCCTCCACCAGCTGGCTACGTACCCATACGCACACCGGCCCGCAAGCTAGCCGCCACCCCCACCCCTATCGGCGGCATGACGGGCTTCCACATGCAAATAGAGGACCGCACCACCAAGCAGATGAACGACCAACCCTCTGGGAACCTCCCCTTTCTCAAACCCGACGACATCCAGTATTTTGACAAACTGCTG GTTGAAGTGGATGAATCCACTTTGAGTCCTGAAGAACAGAAGGAAAGGAAGATCATGAAGCTGCTGTTGAAGATCAAAAATGGAACCCCTCCCATGAGAAAG GCGGCCCTGCGTCAAATCACAGACAAAGCCCGCGAGTTTGGGGCAGGACCACTTTTCAACCAGATCCTGCCACTGCTCATGTCCCCAACCCTCGAGGACCAAGAGCGCCATCTGCTGGTTAAAGTTATCGACCGCATTCTCTACAAACTGGATGACCTGGTTCGACCCTACGTACACAAG ATCCTGGTGGTGATCGAGCCCCTGCTGATTGACGAGGACTACTACGCCCGAGTAGAAGGCAGAGAGATCATTTCCAACTTGGCCAAG GCTGCCGGCTTGGCAACGATGATCTCCACCATGCGACCCGACATCGACAACATGGACGAGTACGTCAGGAACACAACTGCCAGAGCCTTTGCCGTGGTCGCGTCCGCCCTGGGCATTCCCTCCCTGTTGCCCTTCCTCAAAGCCGTCTGCAAGAGCAAGAAGTCCTGGCAGGCCCGGCACACAGGCATCAAAATCGTGCAGCAGATCGCCATTCTCATGGGCTGCGCCATCCTTCCTCACCTCCGCAGTTTGGTGGAGATCATCGAGCACG GTCTGGTGGATGAGCAGCAGAAAGTGAGGACCATCAGTGCCCTGGCCATCGCCGCTTTGGCTGAAGCCGCCACACCGTACGGTATCGAATCCTTCGACTCGGTGCTCAAGCCTCTCTGGAAGGGTATCAGACAGCACAGAGGAAAG GGTTTGGCCGCCTTCCTCAAAGCTATTGGTTACCTCATCCCACTGATGGATGCAGAGTACGCCAACTACTACACCAGGGAAGTGATGCTGATCCTCATCAGAGAGTTCCAGTCCCCCGATGAGGAGATGAAGAAGATTGTGCTCAAG GTGGTGAAGCAGTGCTGTGGCACTGATGGTGTGGAAGCTAACTACATCAAGACAGAGATCCTGCCACCCTTCTTCAAGCACTTCTGGCAGCACAGGATGGCCCTGGACAGACGCAACTATAGACAG TTGGTGGACACCACCGTGGAGCTGGCCAACAAAGTGGGAGCGGCTGAAATCATTTCTCGCATCGTCGACGACCTGAAAGACGAGGCGGAGCAGTACCGTAAGATGGTGATGGAGACCATCGAGAAAATCATGGGCAACCTGGGAGCGGCCGACATCGACCACAAGCTGGAGGAGCAGCTGATCGACGGCATCCTGTACGCCTTCCAAGAACAGACGACAGAG GATTCTGTGATGCTCAACGGTTTCGGCACGGTAGTCAACGCACTTGGCAAGCGTGTCAAGCCATACCTGCCCCAGATCTGCGGTACGGTGCTGTGGCGACTCAACAACAAGTCGGCCAAAGTGCGTCAACAGGCCGCCGACTTGATCTCTCGCACCGCCGTGGTCATGAAGACGTGTCAGGAG GAAAAACTGATGGGTCACTTGGGTGTGGTGCTTTACGAGTACCTGGGAGAAGAGTACCCTGAAGTGCTGGGTAGCATCCTGGGTGCACTGAAGGCCATCGTCAATGTCATCG GTATGCACAAGATGACCCCGCCCATCAAAGACCTGCTTCCTCGTTTGACCCCCATCTTGAAGAACAGACACGAGAAAGTGCAGGAGAACTGCATCGACTTGGTTGGCAGGATAGCAGACAG AGGTGCGGAGTACGTGTCGGCCCGGGAATGGATGAGGATTTGTTTTGAACTGCTCGAACTTCTCAAGGCCCACAAAAAAGCCATCCGCAGAGCAACTGTCAACACGTTTGGTTACATTGCTAAGGCTATTGG CCCCCACGATGTCTTAGCTACGCTGCTCAACAACCTGAAGGTGCAGGAGCGGCAGAACCGCGTGTGCACCACTGTGGCCATCGCCATCGTGGCAGAGACGTGTTCGCCCTTCACCGTCCTGCCGGCACTCATGAACGAGTACCGCGTGCCCGAGCTCAACGTCCAGAACGGCGTGCTCAAGTCGCTGTCCTTCCTGTTTGAGTACATCGGTGAGATGGGCAAGGACTACATCTACGCTGTCACGCCGCTGCTGGAGGACGCGCTCATGGACAG AGACCTGGTCCACAGGCAGACGGCCAGCGCCGTGGTCCAACACATGTCCCTCGGCGTCTATGGCTTTGGCTGCGAGGACTCCCTCAACCATCTGCTGAACTACGTGTGGCCCAACGTGTTTGAGACGTCGCCGCATGTCATACAGGCCGTCATGGGCGCCCTGGAGGGGCTCAGGGTCGCCATCGGGCCATGCCGCATGCTGCAATACTGCCTACAG GGTCTGTTCCACCCAGCGAGGAAGGTGCGAGATGTTTACTGGAAGATCTACAACTCCATCTACATCGGTTCGCAGGACGCCCTCATCGCTCACTACCCTCAAGTGTACAACGACGAGAAGAACATGTACGTCCGCTACGAGCTGGACTATGTCTTGTAA
- the sf3b1 gene encoding splicing factor 3B subunit 1 isoform X4 codes for MAKVATTHEDIEAQILEIQGMKATLLEEGAAEQGVGLVSTGFFDQEIYGGSDSRFAGYVTSIAANEQEDDDEEDTSTSLLGQKKQGYHAPVAILNAIPQSDEQYDPFAEHRPQKIAEREDEYKQRRIQMIISPERLDPFADGCFSAG; via the exons ATGGCGAAGGTCGCCACAACACACGAag ACATCGAGGCCCAGATCCTGGAGATCCAGGGCATGAAGGCCACTCTGTTGGAAGAAGGAGCAGCAGAGCAAGGAGTGGGCCTCGTTTCCACTGGCTTTTTTGACCAGGAGATATATGGAGGAAGCGACAGCCGCTTTGCTGGCTACGTCACCTCTATCGCCGCCAACGAACAGGAAGAT GATGATGAAGAGGACACATCAACAAGTTTGCTGGGGCAGAAGAAGCAGGGTTACCATGCTCCGGTGGCCATCCTTAATGCCATCCCCCAGTCGGATGAACAA TATGACCCTTTTGCGGAGCATCGGCCACAGAAGATTGCAGAGCGGGAGGACGAATACAAACAACGACGCATACAGATGATCATCTCGCCGGAGCGTCTGGACCCCTTTGCAGATG GCTGCTTTTCTGCCGGTTGA
- the sf3b1 gene encoding splicing factor 3B subunit 1 isoform X3 has translation MAKVATTHEDIEAQILEIQGMKATLLEEGAAEQGVGLVSTGFFDQEIYGGSDSRFAGYVTSIAANEQEDDDEEDTSTSLLGQKKQGYHAPVAILNAIPQSDEQYDPFAEHRPQKIAEREDEYKQRRIQMIISPERLDPFADAVLLCQSCTALC, from the exons ATGGCGAAGGTCGCCACAACACACGAag ACATCGAGGCCCAGATCCTGGAGATCCAGGGCATGAAGGCCACTCTGTTGGAAGAAGGAGCAGCAGAGCAAGGAGTGGGCCTCGTTTCCACTGGCTTTTTTGACCAGGAGATATATGGAGGAAGCGACAGCCGCTTTGCTGGCTACGTCACCTCTATCGCCGCCAACGAACAGGAAGAT GATGATGAAGAGGACACATCAACAAGTTTGCTGGGGCAGAAGAAGCAGGGTTACCATGCTCCGGTGGCCATCCTTAATGCCATCCCCCAGTCGGATGAACAA TATGACCCTTTTGCGGAGCATCGGCCACAGAAGATTGCAGAGCGGGAGGACGAATACAAACAACGACGCATACAGATGATCATCTCGCCGGAGCGTCTGGACCCCTTTGCAGATG CAGTACTGCTTTGCCAGTCCTGTACTGCACTCTGTTAA